The sequence AAAAATCGAACAGGTCTCAATTGGTTTTTACTGTCCTTGTTATTAGGACCAATAGCGACGTTGATTTTATTATTTGTCGAAAAACGGCATGAGGAGTGAAGGGAGTGAAAAAAGGCCAAGGAGCGAATACGGTTGAACCAATTCGTGATCCAGAAAAGATTCGGGAAATGAAAGAGATTTTGTTACATCAATCCTATCGTAATTATTTTTTATTTACGTTTGGAATTAACTCTGGTCTTAGGGTAAGCGATATCTTACCTCTACGTGTAATGGATGTTCGTCACGCAGAACATTTACGAATACGCGAAAAAAAGACGAGGAACACTCGGAAAATCCCCATGACAGCTGCGTTACGCAATGAAATCGACAAATACATTCGTGGAATGGCTGATTCTGATTACCTGTTCCCATCACGGAAAGGGAGTAAGCCTATTACCCGTGAAACAGCATGGAAGATTATCAATGATGCAGCTAACATATGTGGAATTGAAGGTTCTATCGGGACACACTCTATGCGAAAAACCTTTGGATACCATTTTTATCAGCAAACAAAAGATATCGCCATGTTGCAACAGATCTTTGGTCATTCAGCCCCGTCTATTACACTCCGATACATTGGAATTAATGATGATATGGTCGATAAAGCACTTAAGGGTTTTTCATTATAAACCGATATTTTAAATGTACTTAAAATGATGGAGGTTAAGGAATGGATACAACATTATTATCACAAGTAAAATCTGTTCTGTTATCCTTTCCGCAATATTGGGAAGAAG is a genomic window of Virgibacillus proomii containing:
- a CDS encoding site-specific integrase; this encodes MKEILLHQSYRNYFLFTFGINSGLRVSDILPLRVMDVRHAEHLRIREKKTRNTRKIPMTAALRNEIDKYIRGMADSDYLFPSRKGSKPITRETAWKIINDAANICGIEGSIGTHSMRKTFGYHFYQQTKDIAMLQQIFGHSAPSITLRYIGINDDMVDKALKGFSL